In the genome of Pongo pygmaeus isolate AG05252 chromosome 9, NHGRI_mPonPyg2-v2.0_pri, whole genome shotgun sequence, one region contains:
- the DGKZ gene encoding diacylglycerol kinase zeta isoform X1 — MEPRDGSPEARSSDSESASASSSGSERDAGPEPDKAPRRLNKRRFPGLRLFGHSQPPAMETFFRRHFRWKVPGPGEGQRRPSSVGLPTGKARRRSPAGQASSSLAQRRRSSAQLQGCLLSCGVRARGSSRRRSSTVPPSCNPRFIVDKVPTPQPTTAGAQLLGAPLLLTGLVSMNEEEKGVQEDVVAGASSAIQPGTKTPGPPPPRGAQPLLPLPRYLRRASSHLLPADAVYDHALWGLHGYYRRLSQRRPSGQHPGPGGRRASGTTAGTMLPTRVRPLSRRRQVALRRKAAGPQAWSALLAKAITKSGLQHLAPPPPTPGAPCSESERQIRSTVDWSESATYGEHIWFETNVSGDFCYVGEQYCVARMLGLSLPVLQQKSVSRRKCAACKIVVHTPCIEQLEKINFRCKPSFRESGSRNVREPTFVRHHWVHRRRQDGKCRHCGKGFQQKFTFHSKEIVAISCSWCKQAYHSKVSCFMLQQIEEPCSLGVHAAVVIPPTWILRARRPQNTLKASKKKKRASFKRKSSKKGPEEGRWRPFIIRPTPSPLMKPLLVFVNPKSGGNQGAKIIQSFLWYLNPRQVFDLSQGGPKEALEMYRKVHNLRILACGGDGTVGWILSTLDQLRLKPPPPVAILPLGTGNDLARTLNWGGGYTDEPVSKILSHVEEGNVVQLDRWDLHAEPNPEAGPEDRDEGATDRLPLDVFNNYFSLGFDAHVTLEFHESREANPEKFNSRFRNKMFYAGTAFSDFLMGSSKDLAKHIRVVCDGTDLTPKIQDLKPQCVVFLNIPRYCAGTMPWGHPGEHHDFEPQRHDDGYLEVIGFTMTSLAALQVGGHGERLTQCREVVLTTSKAIPVQVDGEPCKLAASRIRIALRNQATMVQKAKRRSAAPLHSDQQPVPEQLRIQVSRVSMHDYEALHYDKEQLKEASVPLGTVVVPGDSDLELCRAHIERLQQEPDGAGAKSPTCQKLSPKWCFLDATTASRFYRIDRAQEHLNYVTEIAQDEIYILDPELLGASARPDLPTPTSPLPTSPCSPTPRSLQGDAAPPQGEELIEAAKRNDFCKLQELHRAGGDLMHRDEQSRTLLHHAVSTGSKDVVRYLLDHAPPEILDAVEENGETCLHQAAALGQRTICHYIVEAGASLMKTDQQGDTPRQRAEKAQDTELAAYLENRQHYQMIQREDQETAV; from the exons ATGGAGCCGCGGGACGGTAGCCCCGAGGCCCGGAGCAGCGACTCCGAGTCGGCTTCCGCCTCGTCCAGCGGCTCCGAGCGCGACGCCGGTCCCGAGCCGGACAAGGCGCCGCGGCGACTCAACAAGCGGCGCTTCCCGGGGCTGCGGCTCTTCGGGCACAG CCAACCGCCTGCCATGGAGACTTTCTTTAGGAGACATTTCCGGTGGAAGGTGCCAGGCCCCGGAGAGGGGCAGCGGCGGCCCAGCAGCGTGGGGCTGCCCACAGGCAAGGCCCGACGTCGCTCCCCCGCTGGGCAGGCCTCCTCCTCACTGGCACAGCGGCGCCGCTCCAGCGCCCAGCTCCAGGGTTGCCTCCTGAGCTGCGGGGTGAGGGCCCGGGGTTCCAGCCGCCGGCGCTCCAGCACTGTTCCCCCTTCCTGCAACCCCCGCTTCATCGTGGATAAGGTGCCCACCCCACAGCCTACCACTGCGGGGGCCCAGCTTCTGGGCGCACCCCTGCTGTTGACCGGGCTTGTGAGCATGAATGAGGAGGAGAAGGGTGTTCAGGAGGACGTGGTAGCCGGGGCATCGAGCGCCATCCAGCCAGGCACCAAGACACCAGGGCCACCCCCACCTCGGGGCGCCCAGCCGCTGTTGCCCCTACCCCGCTACCTGCGCCGAGCCTCCTCCCACCTGCTCCCCGCGGATGCCGTATATGACCACGCTCTCTGGGGCCTGCACGGCTACTATCGGCGCCTCAGCCAGCGGCGGCCCTCAGGCCAGCACCCTGGCCCTGGGGGCCGAAGAGCCTCAGGCACCACCGCCGGCACCATGCTGCCCACCCGTGTGCGCCCACTGTCCCGCAGGCGCCAGGTAGCCCTACGGCGCAAGGCGGCCGGACCCCAGGCCTGGAGCGCCCTGCTCGC GAAAGCCATCACCAAGTCGGGCCTCCAGCACCTGGCCCCCCCTCCGCCCACCCCTGGGGCCCCGTGCAGCGAGTCAGAGCGGCAGATCCGGAGCACAGTGGACTGGAGC GAGTCAGCGACATATGGGGAGCACATCTGGTTCGAGACCAACGTGTCCGGGGACTTCTGCTACGTTGGGGAGCAGTACTGTGTAGCCAGGATGCTG GGGCTCTCTCTTCCTGTCCTGCAGCAGAAGTCCGTGTCTCGAAGAAAGTGCGCAGCCTGCAAGATTGTGGTGCACACGCCCTGCATCGAGCAGCTGGAGAAG ATAAATTTCCGCTGTAAGCCGTCCTTCCGTGAATCAGGCTCCAGGAATGTCCGCGAG CCAACCTTTGTACGGCACCACTGGGTACACAGACGACGCCAGGACGGCAAGTGTCGGCACTGTGGGAAG GGATTCCAGCAGAAGTTCACCTTCCACAGCAAGGAGATTGTGGCCATCAGCTGCTCGTGGTGCAAGCAGGCG TACCACAGCAAGGTGTCCTGCTTCATGCTGCAGCAGATCGAGGAGCCGTGCTCGCTGGGGGTCCATGCAGCCGTGGTCATCCCGCCCACCTGGATCCTCCGCGCCCGGAGGCCCCAG AATACTCTGAAAGCaagcaagaagaagaagagggcATCTTTCAAGAGGAAGTCCAGCAAGAAAGGGCCTGAG GAGGGCCGCTGGAGACCCTTCATCATCAGGCCCACCCCCTCCCCCCTCATGAAGCCCCTGCTGGTGTTTGTGAACCCCAAGAGTGGGGGCAACCAG GGTGCAAAGATCATCCAGTCTTTTCTCTGGTATCTCAATCCCCGACAAGTCTTCGACCTGAGCCAGGGAGGGCCCAAGGAGGC GCTGGAGATGTACCGCAAAGTGCACAACCTGCGGATCCTGGCGTGCGGGGGCGACGGCACG gtGGGCTGGATCCTCTCCACCCTGGACCAGCTACGCCTGAAGCCGCCACCCCCTGTTGCCATCCTGCCCCTGGGTACTGGCAACGACTTGGCCCGAACCCTCAACTGGGGTGGG GGCTACACCGATGAGCCTGTGTCCAAGATCCTCTCCCACGTGGAGGAGGGGAACGTGGTACAGCTGGACCGCTGGGACCTCCATGCCGAGCCCAACCCCGAGGCAGGGCCTGAGGACCGAGACGAAGGCGCCACCGACCGG TTGCCCCTGGATGTCTTCAACaactacttcagcctgggctttGACGCCCACGTCACCCTGGAGTTCCACGAGTCTCGAG AGGCCAACCCAGAGAAATTCAACAGCCGCTTTCGGAATAAGATGTTCTACGCCGGG ACAGCTTTCTCCGACTTCCTGATGGGCAGCTCCAAGGACCTGGCCAAGCACATCCGAGTGGTG TGTGATGGAACGGACTTGACTCCCAAGATCCAGGACCTGAAACCCCAGTGTGTTGTTTTCCTGAACATCCCCAG GTACTGTGCAGGCACCATGCCCTGGGGCCACCCTGGGGAGCACCACGACTTTGAGCCCCAGCGGCACGACGACGGCTACCTCGAGGTCATTGGCTTCACCATGACGTCCTTG GCCGCGCTGCAGGTGGGCGGACACGGCGAGCGGCTGACGCAGTGTCGCGAGGTGGTGCTCACCACATCCAAGGCCATCCCGGTGCAGGTGGATGGCGAGCCCTGCAAGCTTGCAGCCTCACGCATCCGCATCGCCCTGCGCAACCAGGCCACCATGGTGCAGAAGGCCAAGCGGCGGAGCGCCGCCCCCCTGCACAGCGA CCAGCAGCCGGTGCCAGAGCAGCTGCGCATCCAAGTGAGTCGCGTCAGCATGCACGACTATGAGGCCCTGCACTACGACAAGgagcagctcaaggaggcct CCGTGCCGCTGGGCACTGTGGTGGTCCCAGGAGACAGTGACCTAGAGCTCTGCCGCGCCCACATCGAGAGACTCCAGCAG GAGCCCGATGGTGCTGGAGCCAAGTCCCCGACATGCCAGAAACTGTCCCCCAAGTGGTGCTTCCTGGACG CCACCACTGCCAGCCGCTTCTACAGGATCGACCGAGCCCAG GAGCACCTCAACTATGTGACTGAGATCGCACAGGATGAGATTTATATCCTGGACCCTGAGCTGCTGGGGGCATCGGCCCGGCCTGACCTCCCAACCCCCActtcccctctccccacctcacccTGCTCACCCACGCCCCG GTCACTGCAAGGGGATGCTGCACCCCCTCAAG GTGAAGAGCTGATTGAGGCTGCTAAGAGGAACGACTTCTGTAAG CTCCAGGAGCTGCACCGAGCTGGGGGCGACCTCATGCACCGAGACGAGCAGAGCCGCACGCTCCTGCACCACGCAGTCAGCACTGGCAGCAAGGATGTGGTCCGCTACCTGCTGGACCACG CCCCTCCAGAGATCCTTGATGCGGTGGAGGAAAA CGGGGAGACCTGTTTGCACCAGGCAGCAGCCCTGGGCCAGCGCACCATCTGCCACTACATCGTGGAGGCCGGGGCCTCGCTCATGAAGACAGACCAGCAG GGCGACACTCCCCGGCAGCGGGCTGAGAAGGCTCAGGACACCGAGCTGGCCGCCTACCTGGAGAACCGGCAGCACTACCAGATGATCCAGCGGGAGGACCAGGAGACGGCTGTGTAG
- the DGKZ gene encoding diacylglycerol kinase zeta isoform X6 translates to MAEGQGGGGQRWDWAGGGRAAEEEVVRRRCRRGEEAQVAQPWPEGSRGTAAGPPVEERFRQLHLRKQVSYRKAITKSGLQHLAPPPPTPGAPCSESERQIRSTVDWSESATYGEHIWFETNVSGDFCYVGEQYCVARMLKSVSRRKCAACKIVVHTPCIEQLEKINFRCKPSFRESGSRNVREPTFVRHHWVHRRRQDGKCRHCGKGFQQKFTFHSKEIVAISCSWCKQAYHSKVSCFMLQQIEEPCSLGVHAAVVIPPTWILRARRPQNTLKASKKKKRASFKRKSSKKGPEEGRWRPFIIRPTPSPLMKPLLVFVNPKSGGNQGAKIIQSFLWYLNPRQVFDLSQGGPKEALEMYRKVHNLRILACGGDGTVGWILSTLDQLRLKPPPPVAILPLGTGNDLARTLNWGGGYTDEPVSKILSHVEEGNVVQLDRWDLHAEPNPEAGPEDRDEGATDRLPLDVFNNYFSLGFDAHVTLEFHESREANPEKFNSRFRNKMFYAGTAFSDFLMGSSKDLAKHIRVVCDGTDLTPKIQDLKPQCVVFLNIPRYCAGTMPWGHPGEHHDFEPQRHDDGYLEVIGFTMTSLAALQVGGHGERLTQCREVVLTTSKAIPVQVDGEPCKLAASRIRIALRNQATMVQKAKRRSAAPLHSDQQPVPEQLRIQVSRVSMHDYEALHYDKEQLKEASVPLGTVVVPGDSDLELCRAHIERLQQEPDGAGAKSPTCQKLSPKWCFLDATTASRFYRIDRAQEHLNYVTEIAQDEIYILDPELLGASARPDLPTPTSPLPTSPCSPTPRSLQGDAAPPQGEELIEAAKRNDFCKLQELHRAGGDLMHRDEQSRTLLHHAVSTGSKDVVRYLLDHAPPEILDAVEENGETCLHQAAALGQRTICHYIVEAGASLMKTDQQGDTPRQRAEKAQDTELAAYLENRQHYQMIQREDQETAV, encoded by the exons GAAAGCCATCACCAAGTCGGGCCTCCAGCACCTGGCCCCCCCTCCGCCCACCCCTGGGGCCCCGTGCAGCGAGTCAGAGCGGCAGATCCGGAGCACAGTGGACTGGAGC GAGTCAGCGACATATGGGGAGCACATCTGGTTCGAGACCAACGTGTCCGGGGACTTCTGCTACGTTGGGGAGCAGTACTGTGTAGCCAGGATGCTG AAGTCCGTGTCTCGAAGAAAGTGCGCAGCCTGCAAGATTGTGGTGCACACGCCCTGCATCGAGCAGCTGGAGAAG ATAAATTTCCGCTGTAAGCCGTCCTTCCGTGAATCAGGCTCCAGGAATGTCCGCGAG CCAACCTTTGTACGGCACCACTGGGTACACAGACGACGCCAGGACGGCAAGTGTCGGCACTGTGGGAAG GGATTCCAGCAGAAGTTCACCTTCCACAGCAAGGAGATTGTGGCCATCAGCTGCTCGTGGTGCAAGCAGGCG TACCACAGCAAGGTGTCCTGCTTCATGCTGCAGCAGATCGAGGAGCCGTGCTCGCTGGGGGTCCATGCAGCCGTGGTCATCCCGCCCACCTGGATCCTCCGCGCCCGGAGGCCCCAG AATACTCTGAAAGCaagcaagaagaagaagagggcATCTTTCAAGAGGAAGTCCAGCAAGAAAGGGCCTGAG GAGGGCCGCTGGAGACCCTTCATCATCAGGCCCACCCCCTCCCCCCTCATGAAGCCCCTGCTGGTGTTTGTGAACCCCAAGAGTGGGGGCAACCAG GGTGCAAAGATCATCCAGTCTTTTCTCTGGTATCTCAATCCCCGACAAGTCTTCGACCTGAGCCAGGGAGGGCCCAAGGAGGC GCTGGAGATGTACCGCAAAGTGCACAACCTGCGGATCCTGGCGTGCGGGGGCGACGGCACG gtGGGCTGGATCCTCTCCACCCTGGACCAGCTACGCCTGAAGCCGCCACCCCCTGTTGCCATCCTGCCCCTGGGTACTGGCAACGACTTGGCCCGAACCCTCAACTGGGGTGGG GGCTACACCGATGAGCCTGTGTCCAAGATCCTCTCCCACGTGGAGGAGGGGAACGTGGTACAGCTGGACCGCTGGGACCTCCATGCCGAGCCCAACCCCGAGGCAGGGCCTGAGGACCGAGACGAAGGCGCCACCGACCGG TTGCCCCTGGATGTCTTCAACaactacttcagcctgggctttGACGCCCACGTCACCCTGGAGTTCCACGAGTCTCGAG AGGCCAACCCAGAGAAATTCAACAGCCGCTTTCGGAATAAGATGTTCTACGCCGGG ACAGCTTTCTCCGACTTCCTGATGGGCAGCTCCAAGGACCTGGCCAAGCACATCCGAGTGGTG TGTGATGGAACGGACTTGACTCCCAAGATCCAGGACCTGAAACCCCAGTGTGTTGTTTTCCTGAACATCCCCAG GTACTGTGCAGGCACCATGCCCTGGGGCCACCCTGGGGAGCACCACGACTTTGAGCCCCAGCGGCACGACGACGGCTACCTCGAGGTCATTGGCTTCACCATGACGTCCTTG GCCGCGCTGCAGGTGGGCGGACACGGCGAGCGGCTGACGCAGTGTCGCGAGGTGGTGCTCACCACATCCAAGGCCATCCCGGTGCAGGTGGATGGCGAGCCCTGCAAGCTTGCAGCCTCACGCATCCGCATCGCCCTGCGCAACCAGGCCACCATGGTGCAGAAGGCCAAGCGGCGGAGCGCCGCCCCCCTGCACAGCGA CCAGCAGCCGGTGCCAGAGCAGCTGCGCATCCAAGTGAGTCGCGTCAGCATGCACGACTATGAGGCCCTGCACTACGACAAGgagcagctcaaggaggcct CCGTGCCGCTGGGCACTGTGGTGGTCCCAGGAGACAGTGACCTAGAGCTCTGCCGCGCCCACATCGAGAGACTCCAGCAG GAGCCCGATGGTGCTGGAGCCAAGTCCCCGACATGCCAGAAACTGTCCCCCAAGTGGTGCTTCCTGGACG CCACCACTGCCAGCCGCTTCTACAGGATCGACCGAGCCCAG GAGCACCTCAACTATGTGACTGAGATCGCACAGGATGAGATTTATATCCTGGACCCTGAGCTGCTGGGGGCATCGGCCCGGCCTGACCTCCCAACCCCCActtcccctctccccacctcacccTGCTCACCCACGCCCCG GTCACTGCAAGGGGATGCTGCACCCCCTCAAG GTGAAGAGCTGATTGAGGCTGCTAAGAGGAACGACTTCTGTAAG CTCCAGGAGCTGCACCGAGCTGGGGGCGACCTCATGCACCGAGACGAGCAGAGCCGCACGCTCCTGCACCACGCAGTCAGCACTGGCAGCAAGGATGTGGTCCGCTACCTGCTGGACCACG CCCCTCCAGAGATCCTTGATGCGGTGGAGGAAAA CGGGGAGACCTGTTTGCACCAGGCAGCAGCCCTGGGCCAGCGCACCATCTGCCACTACATCGTGGAGGCCGGGGCCTCGCTCATGAAGACAGACCAGCAG GGCGACACTCCCCGGCAGCGGGCTGAGAAGGCTCAGGACACCGAGCTGGCCGCCTACCTGGAGAACCGGCAGCACTACCAGATGATCCAGCGGGAGGACCAGGAGACGGCTGTGTAG